A genomic region of Pararge aegeria chromosome 11, ilParAegt1.1, whole genome shotgun sequence contains the following coding sequences:
- the LOC120627495 gene encoding juvenile hormone acid O-methyltransferase yields the protein MNNAELYQKSNTLQKRDALQCLEEYVKKIKWKYDGDRVIDIGCGDGSVTSSILKKFLPYNYKNLVGCDISEKMVKYAIDHHATDRTNFSVLDIEGILPDELRENFDHAFSFYALHWIKHQEAAFTNIYRLLAQGGDCLLIFLGHMPVFDVYRILARNSRWSYWLKDVNRFVSPYHDSQNPEKDIKRMMTTIGFTGVEVHCVEKSFIYTSVEALKKAVNAVSPFKIPAEMQDGFLEDYVKIVRDMQLIDHVNNNINHVNIRTNYNLLIVYGKK from the exons ATGAACAATGCCGAATTGTATCAAAAAAGTAATACTTTACAGAAAAGGGATGCTCTGCAGTGTCTGGAAGAAtatgtgaaaaaaattaaatggaaaTACGATGGTGATAGAGTCATTGATATAGGTTGCGGAGATGGCAGTGTTACGAGTAGTATACTGAAAAAGTTTCTTCCCTACAACTACAAGAATCTTGTAGGCTGTGATATAAGCGAGAAAATGGTGAAATACGCTATTGACCACCATGCCACTGACCGTACCAACTTTTCTGTGCTCGATATTGAGGGAATCTTGCCCGACGAGCTGCGAGAAAATTTCGATCACGCATTTTCTTTCTACGCACTCCATTGGATAAAACACCAAGA GGCCGCATTCACAAACATCTACAGGCTGCTAGCGCAAGGAGGAGATtgcttacttatatttttaggcCACATGCCGGTGTTCGACGTGTATCGCATTCTGGCGCGCAATTCGAGGTGGAGCTACTGGCTGAAAGACGTAAATCGATTCGTCTCTCCCTATCATGACTCTCAG AATCCCGAAAAAGATATCAAAAGGATGATGACTACAATTGGATTTACTGGTGTTGAAGTTCATTGTGTAGAGAAGTCGTTCATCTATACAAGCGTAGAGGCCCTCAAAA AAGCTGTGAACGCAGTGAGCCCCTTCAAAATACCAGCCGAAATGCAGGACGGATTCTTGGAAGACTATGTAAAAATAGTACGAGACATGCAACTTATCGATCACGTTAACAATAACATCAATCATGTAAATATAAGAACAAACTATAATCTTCTCATTGTCTATGGCAAAAAGTAA
- the LOC120627422 gene encoding uncharacterized protein LOC120627422 yields the protein MFEMKLPMKKTTNGVETVPGFLSPLQILTWATGPYNLNYTRFDLCSGPKAKNLTEIGFSMSSEGFTFIAHVNLTFFGPTQIEEVKIVVYSMKNNKMSNVLWTYKLNDPCKHYALATMINTLLKAPNCIVNKGKYIRVLNFEEVHTLFFGTSFFYGEFLLKTTVISKKGNILCLNLGLWFTKKSNNN from the exons atgtttgaaatgaaattaccGATGAAAAAAACCACAAATGGTGTCGAGACAGTACCTGGATTTCTATCTCCTCTTCAGATCCTGACTTGGGCAACC GGGCCGTATAATTTAAACTATACAAGATTTGATTTATGTTCAGGGCCTAAGGCCAAGAATTTGACTGAAATCGGATTTTCTATGAGTTCTGAAGGATTCACATTTATCGCTCATGTCAATTTAACATTCTTTGGCCCTACCCAAATAGAGGAG GTGAAAATAGTTGTATACTCaatgaaaaacaacaaaatgaGTAATGTGCTTTGGACGTACAAATTAAATGATCCCTGCAAGCATTATGCTTTAGCTACAatgataaatactttattaaaagcACCGAATTGTATCGTAAATAAG GGAAAATATATTCGTGTTTTAAATTTCGAAGAAgttcatacattattttttggtACATCCTTCTTTTATGGTGAATTCCTTTTGAAGACAACTGTAATTTCGAAGAAAGGCAACATCTTGTGTTTGAATTTGGGTTTGTGGTTCACTAAGAAATctaataataactag